A segment of the Natrinema sp. SYSU A 869 genome:
GACGGGTGCACCCTGTCCAGACCGCTCGAGTAGCGTCCAATAAATAACACTCAGTGGGTAGACAGAGCCATCGAGGAACAACGGACCATCAATGGCATCGAGACACCGACGTGCGTGTCGTCCTTCGGCGAGTCGCTGTACCGTCGAGGTGAGGATCGATGTCACGTTAGTCCGCTGTCGCATCTCCGGAATCCGGATGATCTCTCCCTCGACACCGCTCTGTTCGATGGTCTCCTGATGGAGTGTGACGTCGTCGTCCTCAAGGTAGACGCCGGTCACGACTGTGCCCTGCTGTTCAGGTTCTCGATCGGCGTCGGCGCCGCTCACACCGAGTTTGGCGTGGGCCGTGTCGACGACCAGGCCGTTGTTGTACTCGAGCGGACGCGTCGTGCTGGCGTCGACGCCGTAGGTCGGTCCGTCCCACGGATCGTCGGCCCACGTTCCGAGTTCCGCCTTGCGCGTCTTGGAGTACGAGAGGTCGCCCAGCGGTTCAATCGTCCCTCCTGTATGATCGAGAAGGTCGAACAACTCCCGGGCGTGCGCTGCCTGATCCGCTACATCACGTGGAACACCGGCATCGATGTGCTCAGCAAGTTCCTGGATGACGCCGAACGCGCGCTCGTCCATTTAGTCGTCACCCAGGGTACGACCGAGCGTTCGCACATCGACGGTGCTGGCGTTCGTTTCCTCGTCGATACTGATGACACACTCGCGCTCGGCGCCCTGAATGAGGCGTTCGTCGTGTGAGACGACGATCACCTGCGGCACGTCCCAGTCGGTGATGCTGTCGAACATCTGCTCGAGGCGACCGACGTGGCCTTCGTCGAGGAACGTCGTCGGCTCGTCGAGGATGAACGGCGGGAGTCGGCCACTGTTGCCATCGCGCATCTCTGCGATGAGTTTGTAGATGCCAGCACGAAGTGCGAGATTGACGATGGCACGCTCACCGCCACTCGCGTTACTCGGGTGCTCGAGCGTGCCGTCGTCCCGGAGGAGCTGGATCGCGTACGGCGTCCCGTCGGGCCCCTCGTCGAGGATGCGCACCTGCTGATAGCTACTGTTCTTGTAGATATCGCTGAAGATGTCGTTCGTGTACTCGTTGACGTACGCGAGGTACTGCTCACGGAGATCGGATTTCGCGCCCTGATAGACGCGCATCATCTTCTCGAATTCGTTGGCTCGATCTTGTGCCCACTCGCGTTTTTCCTCCGCGAGTTCGAGCCGATCGTGGAACCGCTGGAGTTGTTCGAGTTCGTTTTCGAGAACGCCCCGGTCCGACCTGAGCGACTGGAGTGTCTCTTCGAGGTCCTCGGCCGTCCCCTCTCGCTGCTCGATCCGCTCTTCGACGGACTCGAGTTTTGTCTTCGTTTCTTCGATATCCGTCTCACCGAGTTCCTCCTCGAGGTCTTCGATTTCGTCTTCGACGTCAGCGATCTGCTTATTTAGCGTCTCGATGGACTCGCGAGCGTGGCCGATGTCCTGCTTGTGACTCTCGATATCGCCTTCGAGGTCATCGATCTCATCGTACGCATCTACTGCCTCAGCGGCGAGTTCGCGCTGTTTGGTCGCCGTCTCGATGGCGTCTTCTGCCACAGCAAGGTCGTCCTCGGCATCTGTGACCGCTTCCTGCTGTGCTTCGATCTGCTCCGACAGTTCGTCAATCTCCGTCTCTCGGGTCCCAAGTTCGGATTCCGTGTCGGCGTACTCATCCTGAAGGTCCGAGAGTTCGTCAACGCGATCCTCGTGTCGGTCGCGCAGTTGATCGACGGTCTCGAAGGTGTCGACAACGGCGTCACCCTCCTCGATACACGGCTCCAGATCATCGATCGCTGCTTCGAGGTCATCGATTTCGGCTTCGAGTTCGTCGACGGCAGCTTTCCTTTCCTCGAGGTCGCTCTCTGCGTCGGCCAGCGCTTCCTGTTCCTCGCCCAGTTCGTCCTGAAGCGTCTCGAGTTCGTCTTCCAGTTCCTCGACTCGATCCGCTGTTTCTGTGACGGTCTCAGTACGGAACTCTCGGAGGTCGACTGCGTCCTCTCGGAGGACATCTAGTTCGTCACGACGGGAGATGCGACCGTCACGCTCCTGCTTCGCCGTTTCGAGTTGCGTTTCCAACTCTGCGACCTCCGTCGTGATTTCGTCGAGTTCGTTCTCGAGGTGGTCAGCGTCGACCGTCTGACCACACTTCGGACACGTTGCGAGGCCGTCCAACGATTCTAATTCCTCCCGATCCTCCTCGAGGCTCTGTTTCCGCGTCGCGAGTTCCGTGACTCTGTTGTTTGCCTCTTCGATCGATTCCTGAATCTCGGCTTTGGCCTCGGGGATCCGATCGTCGATAGCCGTGCTGAGCGTGTCGTCAGTGACGTCGATGTCGAACGCTGCGAGTTCATCGCCGAGAGCGATCAGGTCGGTCTCGAACTGCTCTCGCTCGGTTTTGAGTTCGTCACGAGCGGATGAGAGCTCTGATTCCACCTCGCCGATTCGCTCTTCAAGTTCATTGATCTCCGATTCCGCAGCTTCGACATCTTCACGGGCGTCCGCAATGTTGCCCTCTTCGGCCTCGAGCGACGCCTCCTTGGCAGCGAGTTCCTCAGAGCGATCGTTCTTCTGTTCGATGAGTTCGTCCTTGTGTGATTCGACGATATCCAGAGTATTGTCGGTTACCGAGTCCGGACAGCGCTCATCAGGCAGGAACTCCTCCGTGGCCGCATTGCGGTCGCCTACGGCCTCCGAGAGTTCGGCCTCGATTGCTTCGACGTCCGTCTCTGCATCGTCGATTTCCTCCTCGAGCGTCGACAGTGACTCCTCGATCCTATCGTGCTCTTCACGGAGTTGTTCACGGTCCTCGTGAAGACGATCTCGTTCCTCTTTCGCTTGCTTGAGGGCGTTCTCTCGGTCCTGTCGCTCGACCCTCGCTGTCTCGACGGCGTTCCGTGCGGCCTCGAGTGTTGCTTCGGCGTCGGATTCAGTGCTGAGGTCGGTCTCGATCGAGTCGGTCGTCGCAGGCGTCTCGAGGTCCACGAGAGCGTTCGTTTTCTCCTCGATCCGGTCCTGAAGATCTTCGATTTCGGCCTCAGCGGCCTCGATCGCTGCTTCTGCCTCCTCGATGTCCTGTTGTTTGGTGGCCCGTTCCTCGAGGTGTTCCTCACGTGTGTCTTTCGCCTCACTGAGGTCTGTTTGCAGTTCGTCGTGATCCTCGATTGTATCCTCGAGTTTCCGTTTTGCCTCCTGAAGCTCCTCGAGGAATTCGTTGAGATCCTCGAGTTCGGATTCGGTGTCCGAGATTTCCGCTTCTTTGTCTGCGAGTTCGGATTCGTACCCTTCTACGTCGTAGTCGAACTCCTCGTCGATCGTCTCGCGGTGGTTTTCTACCGCCTGTTCATTCTCGGTGACGAGGCGGTTCGCTGCGCGACGTGCGCCCTTCATCCGGTAGCGGTAGCTGTCGATCCGATCGAGTCCGAGTAGATCGTCGATGAGCTCCGCACGAGCGTCATCGTCGAACAGACGGTCGACCTCACCCTGCTGGACGTACACCGAGCGGGAGAAGCTGTCCTCGTCCATGCCGACGACGTCGATGACCTCCTTTCGAACGTTCTGGATCCCGGATTTCGGCTCCTCGAGCGCCGAAGAGGAAATCTCCGCGCTATTCTGCCCGTTCGTATTGATCGTCCACGTGACCGTGTACGGGACGTTCTCGACCTCGAAGGTGAGTTCGATTTCCCCCGTTTCCGTCCCCCGACGGACGATA
Coding sequences within it:
- a CDS encoding AAA family ATPase gives rise to the protein MKITKLRLQNIRSYSDETIELPDGTVLVRGDNGAGKTTLLMSIFGGLFLSKIRNVGSNNFNLDDIVRRGTETGEIELTFEVENVPYTVTWTINTNGQNSAEISSSALEEPKSGIQNVRKEVIDVVGMDEDSFSRSVYVQQGEVDRLFDDDARAELIDDLLGLDRIDSYRYRMKGARRAANRLVTENEQAVENHRETIDEEFDYDVEGYESELADKEAEISDTESELEDLNEFLEELQEAKRKLEDTIEDHDELQTDLSEAKDTREEHLEERATKQQDIEEAEAAIEAAEAEIEDLQDRIEEKTNALVDLETPATTDSIETDLSTESDAEATLEAARNAVETARVERQDRENALKQAKEERDRLHEDREQLREEHDRIEESLSTLEEEIDDAETDVEAIEAELSEAVGDRNAATEEFLPDERCPDSVTDNTLDIVESHKDELIEQKNDRSEELAAKEASLEAEEGNIADAREDVEAAESEINELEERIGEVESELSSARDELKTEREQFETDLIALGDELAAFDIDVTDDTLSTAIDDRIPEAKAEIQESIEEANNRVTELATRKQSLEEDREELESLDGLATCPKCGQTVDADHLENELDEITTEVAELETQLETAKQERDGRISRRDELDVLREDAVDLREFRTETVTETADRVEELEDELETLQDELGEEQEALADAESDLEERKAAVDELEAEIDDLEAAIDDLEPCIEEGDAVVDTFETVDQLRDRHEDRVDELSDLQDEYADTESELGTRETEIDELSEQIEAQQEAVTDAEDDLAVAEDAIETATKQRELAAEAVDAYDEIDDLEGDIESHKQDIGHARESIETLNKQIADVEDEIEDLEEELGETDIEETKTKLESVEERIEQREGTAEDLEETLQSLRSDRGVLENELEQLQRFHDRLELAEEKREWAQDRANEFEKMMRVYQGAKSDLREQYLAYVNEYTNDIFSDIYKNSSYQQVRILDEGPDGTPYAIQLLRDDGTLEHPSNASGGERAIVNLALRAGIYKLIAEMRDGNSGRLPPFILDEPTTFLDEGHVGRLEQMFDSITDWDVPQVIVVSHDERLIQGAERECVISIDEETNASTVDVRTLGRTLGDD